The sequence below is a genomic window from Sphingomonas jaspsi DSM 18422.
ACGATTTCACCTTCGCCATGTTCGCGTTCGGCGTGGTCGACCAGGCGCATCACGCGCAGTGGCCAGTCCTGCATCGCACCCAATGCCAAGTCACCCTCCCGATCAAAGCTGTTTTGCGGGGAGGATTGCTGCAAATCACCGTTACGGCAAGCCTTTAGAAGGGCAGCTTGAATCCGGGCGGCAGCGGCAATCCCGAGGTCATTTCCTTCATCTGGTCGCCGGCAGCGAGATCGGCCTTGGCGCGGGCATCGTTGATGGCCGCGGCGATGAGGTCCTCGAGCATCGTCTTTTCGGACGGGACGAGCAGGCTGTCGTCGATAGACACACCAAGGATCCGGCCCTTGGCCGTCGCCTTGATCTTGACCAATCCGCCGCCCGATGCGCCTTCGACCTCGACCTTGTCGAGATTGTCCTGCGCCGCCTGAAGCTGGGCCTGTGCGGCTTCCGCCATCTTCATGATTTCATCGAGGCTGGGCATGTCAGGCTTCCTTCTGTTCGATCGATTCAAGCGCCGCTTCCGGAAATTCCTCGAACAGCGCCTTTACATTGGGGTCATCGAGCACTTCGGCCCGAACCCGCTCTTCGGCCATGACCTCCTGCTGCTGCAGTGAAGGCGATCCGCTCTCGTCTGTCAGCCGGACGTCATAGCTGTACCCCGTCGCCGCCTTTGCGGCAGCCGACAAATCGCGCGAAAAGTCGGGGCCGAGCGGCTTCAGCGGCTTCAGTACGATCTCGCCGTCGCCATAACGGACCAAGCCAACATGGTCGCGCAGCTGAAGACCGAGCAATTGCTTGCCGTGCCGCTCGATCGCTTCGACCAGCGCTGCAAAATCGTCGGGCCGGTCGGCCTTGGCGGCGGGCGCAACGGTCGGCGGAGCATCCCTATTGGCCGCAGGAGGACTGGCAGGAGATGCGCCGGAAACCATCGCCGCTAGCGCGGAAGGATCGGGCATTTCCGCCGCATGGATGAGGCGCAGCAAGGCCATCGTCGCTGCTTCATGAGGGTCGGGCGCGACGGCGACGTCCTGCAATCCCTTGAGCAACAGTTGCCACAGGCGGTGAATGTTGCCCCAGCTGAGGTTGGCGGCCAAATCGGTGGCCGCCTCGCGCTCTTCGACCGACTGCAACAGGTCGTCGCCCGCGCCGACCTTGGCCCGGGTGACGGCATGGACCGACGCCATCAGCCCACGCAGCAATGCCACCGGTTCGATGCCGAGCGAATGGGCTTCGTCGAGTTGCGCCAAGGTGCCGGCCGCGTTGCCGTTGAGCAGGGTGGTGAGCAGGCGGCGAATCCGACCCCGGTCAGCCTGGCCGAGCATGTCGCGGACCTGAGCGGCAGTTACCGTGCCGTCGGCGTGCGCAATTGCCTGATCCAGGATCGAAAGCCCGTCGCGCGCCGACCCTTCGGCGGCAACGGCAATCGCCTGGACCGCTTCATCTTCGACGGCGACGCCTTCCTTGGACGCGACCTCGGCGAAGTGAGCGGCAAGTTTGTCAGCCGGAATACGACGAAGGTCGAACCGCTGGCAGCGCGACAGAACGGTGACCGGTACCTTGTTCACTTCCGTGGTCGCAAACAGGAATTTCACATGCTCCGGCGGCTCCTCAAGCGTTTTCAGCAACGCATTGAAAGCATTCTTCGAAAGCATGTGAACTTCGTCGATGATGTAGATCTTGTAACGAGCCGAAACTGCGGCATAGCGGACCGCCTCGATGATCTCGCGCACGTCGTCGACGCCCGTATGGCTGGCGGCGTCCATTTCGATCACGTCGATATGGCGACCTTCGGCAATGGCACGGCACGGCTCACATACGCCGCACGGGTCGATCGTCGGTCCGCCCTGCCCGTCCGGTCCAATGCAATTCAGCGCCTTGGCGACCAGGCGGGCCGTCGACGTCTTGCCGACCCCGCGGACGCCAGTGAGAAGGAATGCATGCGCGATCCGATCGCGGGCGATGGCATTGCCCAACGTCGTCACCATTGCATCCTGGCCGATCAGTTCGGCGAAGGTCTGCGGCCGGTACTTGCGGGCAAGAACGCGGTACGGGGACGCCGCGGCAGGCTTCTGCGGCTGTTCGGGAAGGTCGAGGCCAAGGCCCGGCGATTCGTCGTCCATGGGCACAAGGTTAGGCGGTCGCGAGGCCGCGTTCCAGTTTTGTCTTTGCGATTTTGATGAAGGTGGAAGCCGGCGACCCGGGGCGAAATCGTTGTGGCTGCTTCCTTCCGGATCTGACCAGGTTGGCGACAACCCCGCCCACCGACTTCCGCGGGCCATATGGCGAGCCGCGCCCCAACGCGCAAGCCTTATCGGTCGAGATTATAGGCGCCGCCCGGCATCCGGACCGTCAACTGTTCAAGCTCGTTCGTGAGCGTAATCTGGCAGGCAAGGCGCGACGTGCGGCTGACATGGGCGGCAAGGTCGAGCAGATCGTCTTCCTCTTCGCTGGCCGGCGGCAACCGTCCGAAATCATCCCTGTCGACGATGATGTGGCAGGTCGAGCAGGCCATTGAGCCTTCACACGCGCCTTCTAGCGGCTGGCCATTGGCTTGGGCGACATCGAGCAGGTTGGCCCCGGCTGCAGCCACGACCTCCCGATCGAGCGAGCCGTCCTCTTTCAAAAATCGGACAAGGGTCATGCCGAATATTGCCTTTGCAGGAGCGCCGCCTCGTTAATGTGCCTGCAGGCTGAGGCAAGCTCCGCTTCGCCCGTATACCGGCCGAAACCGAGCCGGATCGAACTGCGCGCTTGGCGGTCGGAAAGACCGATCGCGCGGAGAACATGGCTTGGGCGCCCCGAACCCGACGCGCAGGCCGAACCCAGCGAAAAGGCGATATTTCGCAGGTCGGCCATCAAGCGGGCGCCGTCCAAACCGTCGCGGCGGAGGTTGAGGTTTCCATGATAACGCGCCGCAGCGCTGCCGTTGATTTCCCAATCTGCACCGAAGGTTGACAGCGCAACTTCCCATAACTTCTCGACATGGGCTTGATCCCCCGCCGACCGCATCTCGGCCAATCTCGCGGCTTCGCCGAACCCGGCGCAAAGCGCCGGCGACAGCGTTCCGCTACGCAAACCTTGTTCCTGGCCGCCGCCATACAACAACGGCCGCGGCTCGAAGCCCTTGCGAATCCACAGGCCGCCTATCCCCTTCGGCCCATAAATCTTGTGGGCCGACAGGGCGATGAGGTCTGGACCCTGCGGGATCGCAACACGGCCGAAGGCCTGAACCGCGTCGCACAGCATGGGCGCATGGTGACGGTGCGCGAGTGCGGTCAGCTCGGCGATCGGCTGAATGACGCCAATCTCATTGTTGACCAGCATGGCCGCCACCAAGGCGGTCTGGTCGTCGATCGCCTCGGCGGCCGCATCCAGATCGATCAGCCCGTCCCCGCCGACGGGCAGTCGCACGACCCTGTAGCCCCGCCCTTCCAGCCATTCGCAGGTGTCTAGAACGGCGGCATGTTCGGTCGATATCGTAACGATTTTGCGCCGTTCGCTCCGCTCCAGCGTGCCGGCGATTGCCCAATTGAGCGCCTCGGTCGCGCCGCTTGTGAAGACGAAACGGCCCTCGTCAAGGCCGAGCGCGGTAAGGATCTGGTCCCGCGCATGTTCGATCGCCGCGGCCGCTTCCCGACCCCATTTCGACGGGCTATGAGGGTTGGCGAATTTTTCCTCGGCCCAAGGTCGCATAACTGCGACCACTTCCGGCGCCACCGGCGTGGTGGCCTGGTAGTCGAGGTAAATCATGCCGCCCGGCTGGCGAGCGTCCGTTGGGCGATCTTGCCGAATTCGGCCAGGAACGCATCCACATCGGCTTCGCTTGTGTCAGGACCGAAGCTGAGCCTCAGGAAGCCGGCCGACACATCGTCGGGCAGGTTCATCGCCGCCAAGACGTGGCTGGCCTTGGCCTTCCCAGACGAACAGGCGCTGCCGGCGGAAACCGCAATGCCGGCAAGGTCCAGTTGCACAAGCATCGACGCGCTGGTGCCGCCCGGTAGCGCGATTGCGCCGATGGTCGGGACGCGCGGTGCAGCTTCGGCAATGATAATGCCGCCCGCCTGCTTTACGCCTTGCTCAAGCCTTTCCCTGAGCGCCGACATCCGGTCCATATTGTAAGGCTTGGCAGCAAGTGCGGCGGCGAAGCTCAGCGCCGACGGCATATCCTGCGTCCCGCGCCGATAGCCCTTTTCCTGCCCGCCACCGCAGGCCCGGAGGGTTGCGAGATCCTTGACCAGCAACGCACCGATACCCGGCGGCCCGCCGAGCTTGTGAGCGCAGATGGCGATGAAGTCGGCATCGGGCAGCGGCAGCTTGGATGCGCCTTGCGCGCAGTCCGCGAGTAGCAGCGATCCCGATTCGCGGATCATCGGGTAGAAACGGTCGAGCGGCTGAATGAGCCCGGTCTCATTGTTGACTTGCTGGATCGCGACGAGCGACGGCCCGCGGGACAGTACGTCGACAAGAGCGACCTCGTCGATCAGTCCGTTGCGGTCGACCGGCAGGACGATCGAATCCGACCCCATGGCGTGCGGTAGGATGGCATGTTCGGTCGCACCATATGTACGCCCGGCCGGTGTGGCGCAGCGCCCTACAATTTCGACGGATTCAGACGCGCCGCTGGTGAAGATGACGTCATGCCGCCAGCCCAGCGCCTGACGGATCGTCTCGCGGGCTTCTTCGAGCAACGCCCGCGAACCCCGCCCTTCGGCGTGCGGCGAATTGGGATTTCCCCAATGCTCGAACCCTCGCGTCATCGCCTCTTTCGCAGCCGCGATCACCGGAGTGGTCGATGCATGATCGAGATAGATGCGCGTCGTCATGGTCGTGTGGAATCCCGCCGTTGCTTAAGCTTTCACCAGCCCTATATAGGAGCCGCCGCCGGGGTGCACCCCGCGGCACGTCTTTTTCGCCCTAGCGCCAAGCGAGCATCCATGCCCGAAGTCATTTTTCCCGGACCAGAAGGTCGCCTTGAAGGCCGTTTCAGCCCTGGTCCGCGCCCGCGTGCGCCCGTTGCGCTGATCCTTCACAGCCACCCGCAGGCCGGCGGCACGATGAACAACAAGATCGTGCAGCTTCTCTACAAGGACTTCGTGCGCCGCGGTTTTGCCGTGCTGCGCTTCAATTTCCGCGGCGTCGGCAAGAGCCAAGGTACGTTCGACAATGGCATCGGCGAACTGTCGGATGCCGCCAGCGCGCTCGACTGGGTGCAACAGATCCATCCGGAAGCGGAAGTGACCTGGGTCGCCGGCGTCAGCTTCGGCGCGTGGATCGGCATGCAGCTGCTCATGCGCCGTCCGGAAATTCGCGGGTTCATCAGCATCGCGCCGCCGGCCAACATGTATGATTTCAGCTTCCTCGCCCCCTGCCCCGCCTCAGGCATCATCATCCAGGGCGACAGCGATGAAGTGGTGACCCCGGGCGCGGTGCAAAAGCTGGTCGAAAAGCTGCGCACCCAGCGGCATATCACCATCGCCCACGACACCATTCCGGGCGCAAACCACTTCTTCGCCAACGAGCTCGACCTGTTGATGAAAAGCGTGGACGACTATCTCGACTTCCGCCTGGACCCAAGCTGCCCGATCCGTTGAGGACCTAAAGCGTCCAGATCAGGACGTTTCCGACGAACACGATTGCGCAGGCAATCATCAAAAGGCCGCGCTGCCGGGTTTCAGCAGCGCGCGCTTGGCGAATGCCGAACACCAAGAGCAGGATCGCCGCAATCATCGTCAGGGCTAGCGCCGCCGACCCGAAATTCGCCAATTTTCGTCCCTTTCACGCCTTTTTAACCTTGGCGGGTCCATGCTCCGCGCCATGCAGGAAGTCCAGCAGCAACAGGCCCGACTTGAAGAGGCGTTCGACCGGATCGAGGGGACGATCCTGCCATGCATCGCCATGATGCTCGACACCTTGCTCGATGCGTCGGCGAATCTGTCGGAACTCGACCCAAAGGCCCTTGCCGCCGAACTCCGCACGCTCGCCGCCGAACTCGAAGAACTCACACGCACGGTCGAGCGGAGCAGCCCGCTTCATCTCGAACCCGGCGAATATCGGGTCGCCCGCGCCTAACGCACCAGCTTCGAATGCAAGTCAGGGTCGATGTTGCCGCCCGACAGGATGGCGACCGTCTCCGGCACGATCTCGACCTTCTCCGCCAGCAACGCAGCCAGCGCCACCGCGCCGCCGGGCTCCACGACGAGCCGATGCTCGAACCATGCCCAGCGCACGGCATCGACAACTTCCATTTCGCTTACGGAAACAGCGTCGGCACCGCGGTTGTGAAGAATATCGAAGGTGATGGGCGACACCAAGGGAGTCTGCAAGGCATCGCAGAGCGTTGCAGGCGCAGTCTTGGCCACCGGGACGATGTGCCCACAATCTAACGATGCCCTCATATCGTCCCAGCCTTGCGGCTCCACGATGGTGATCGCCGCCTCGGGACAGGCCAATGCGATGCCTGCGCTTAACCCTCCGCCTCCGCAGCATATGACAATCCGCTGTGCCGCGCCGGCGTTTGCTTCCGCTAGCTGGGTTTGGAGTTCCAGCCCGACCGTTCCCTGACCGGCAACAATATGCGGATCGTCGAAACTCGGGACGACGACCGACCCATGGTCGGCCGCGATGCGTTCGGCTAAAGCGACGCGATCTTCCGTCCTGCGATCGTACAGCACCACGTCAGCGCCCTGAGCTCGAGTGCCCTCGATTTTCTTGATGGGCGCGTCCGACGGCATCACGATGATGGCCTTGATGCTCAGCCGCGCGGCGGCGATGGCGACGCCCTGCGCATGGTTCCCCGATGAAAAGGCCACCACTCCGCGCCGGCGTTCATCCTCGCTCAATTGCAACAAGCGGTTGGTCGCGCCGCGTAGCTTGAAGGCGCCGCCCGTCTGTAGCGATTCGCATTTCAGCCACACCCTGTGGCCGCGAATCTCTGCCTCGATCAGCGGCGTGCGCACGATGTCGTCGGCAATGCGTTTCGCTGCCGCCAGAACATCATCCCGCGTCACTTGTGGATAATCGGCCAAGTCCTTCACCTTTCACGACATTCGCCGAACCGCACCCTGTGTGCGATCAGCCACAGCCTAAGGGTCCAAAAATTCTTTACATGGGGGGACCCCACCCATATATCGCGCTTCCGCTGCCCCATGGGACTTCCAACCGCAAGGCAGCTTAAACCTGTCGCACTATCCGTTGGAGGTCCCTTGAGTTGTACAAGCATCATAGCGCGCTGGGGCTAGTTTCGGCCCTCCGACCGGTCCAGCCGGTCACGCTCCTCCGTCCGCATGCCGCAACGCGTGCTGCCCGCTTCTTTGCCGAGAAGTTTCCGGGCAAGTCGCTCTATGCGGTCAAGTCGAACCCGTCGCCCGACCTGCTGCAGGTGCTGTGGAACGCGGGCGTCACCCATTATGACGTCGCCTCGCTCGGCGAAGTCCGGCTGGTTGCCCAGACCCTGCCGGAAGCGACGTTGTGCTTCATGCATCCGGTCAAGGCCGAGGAAGCCATTGCCGAAGCCTATTTCACCTATGGCGTGAAGACCTTCAGCCTCGACACGATCGAGGAGCTGGAAAAGATCATGCGCGCAACCCGCGGCGCGACCGATCTCAACCTGCTCGTGCGCCTGCGCGTTTCGTCGGATCATTCGAAACTCAGCCTCGCCTCGAAGTTCGGTGCCGACCCGGCCGAAGTGAAGCCGCTCCTCCAGGCCGTCCGCCAGGCCGCCGATGCGCTTGGCATCTGCTTCCACGTCGGCAGCCAGGCGATGAGCCCCAATGCCTATGGCGAAGCGATGGAGCGCGTCCGCGCCGCGATCGTCGAGGCTGCGGTGACCGTCGACATCGTCGACGTCGGTGGCGGCTTCCCCAGCTGGTATCCGGGCATGGAGCCCCCTGCCCTCGAAAGCTATTTCGAGGTCATCCACAACGCGTTCGAAGCGCTGCCGATCAGCTATTCCGCCGAACTGTGGTGCGAGCCGGGCCGTGCGCTGTGCGCCGAATATGCCAGCGTCCTCGTCCGCGTCGAAAAGCGCCGGGGCAACGAGCTCTACATCAACGACGGTGCCTATGGCGCGTTGTTCGATGCGGCGCATATCGGCTGGCGCTATCCGGTCAAGCTGGTGCGCGAGCAGGCGTCCGACGTCCGTGACATGGCGTTCAGCTTCTACGGCCCGACCTGCGACGACCTCGACCACATGACGGGTCCGTTCATGCTTCCGGGCGACGTCCAGCCGGGCGACTATATCGAGGTCGGCATGCTGGGCGCATATGGCTGCGCCATGCGTACCGGGTTCAACGGCTTCGGGGTCGAGGATCGGGTCATCGTCGATGACGAGCCGATGGCCTCGCTCTACACCGGTGCCACGGAACGCCCGGCGGCCTCGAACGTCATCACCCTGTAGCGTTTTTAGACCTTGATCGCGGCGTCCTGCGGGTGCAGGGCGCCGCAATCGCTCATCTGTCGCGCCTGCGAACCCGCGGGCCGCGCGATATTTGGAGTAGACTATGACCACCGACACGCTGAACAAGGTTCAGGACGAAAGCCTCATCAACGACACGCGCAAGCGCGAACTGCTTTCGACCGAGATCGAGCATATCGACATCACCTCGTTCGACGCGCGCCCGATCATCGACGCGATGGGCAAGATGAGCTTCACCAGCCGCGACACCTCGCGCGCGGCGGGCCTTTACAACCAGATGCTGGCCGACAAGGATTGCTCGGTCATCCTCGTCATCGCGGGTTCGACCTCGGCCGGCGGCTGCATGGATCTCTACACCGAGCTGGTGAAAAACAACATGGTCGACGCCATCGTCGCCACCGGCGCGACCATCGTCGACATGGATTTCTTCGAAGCGCTTGGCCACAAGCACTATCAGGCGAACGAAATCCCCGACGACGACACGCTGCGGTCGCTCTACATCGACCGCATCTACGACACCTACATCGACGAAATCGCGCTGCAGGATTGCGACCACACCATCGGCAAGATCGCCGACAGCCTGGAACCGCGCCCCTATTCGTCGCGCGCCTTCATCAAGGAGATGGGCAAGTGGCTGGCCGACGGCAACGCCAAGAAGCCGAACAGCCTGGTCCAGACCGCCTACGAACATGACGTGCCGATCTTCTGTCCGGCCTTCGTCGACAGCTCGGCCGGCTTCGGTCTCGTCAAGCACCAGGTCGACGCGATGAAGCGTGGCGGTCATTACATGGTGCTCGACGCCATCGCCGATTTCCGCGAACTGACCGACATCAAGATCAAGGCGGGCACCACGGGCCTGCTGATGATCGGCGGCGGCGTGCCCAAGAACTTCACCCAGGACACGGTCGTCTGCGCCGAAATCCTCGGCCACGACGACGTCGAAGTGCACAAGTATGCGGTTCAGATCACCGTCGCCGACGTCCGCGACGGCGCCTGCTCGTCGTCGACGCTCCAGGAAGCCGCTTCCTGGGGCAAGGTGTCGACCGCGCTCGAACAGATGGTCTATGCCGAAGCGACCTCGGTGCTGCCGCTGATCGCCAGCGATGCTTACCACCGCGGCGCATGGAAGACCCGCGAGAAGCGGGCCTTCGCCAAGATGTTCGACTAAGCAAAACAAACGAACGGTTGCGTTTCGCTACCGTTACGGCATGGTGCCCCCTCTACAGCAATGTGGAGGGGGCTTTTTCATGGGACATCACCCGCTCGTCGGACCTGTCGTGGCGTTGCTCGCGTGGTCCATCGTCATGCTCATCTGGGTCTACACCACCCGCATTCCCGCGATGGTGGCGGCTGGCGTCGACCTGAAGAACCGGGTTGGCGGCGGTGGTAGCGATCTCGACAAGGTCCTGCCGCCCAAGGTCCAGTGGAAGTCGCACAACTATAATCACCTGATGGAACAGCCGACGCTGTTTTACGCCGCATGTTTCGCGCTGATGGCGCTGGCGGCCGAAACCCCTGCCGCCATCTACGCGGCGTGGGGTTATGTGGGTCTTCGCGTTGTGCACAGCCTGATCCAGTCGATCAGCAATCGCATACGCTACCGCTTCCTGGTCTTCATGCTCGCCTCGCTATGCCTGATTTTGCTTGTCGGGCTGGCCGTCATTGCCGCGCTTCGCTGAGGAGATTTTTATGGCTCACAATCCGCTGCTGGGACCGATCGTCGCGTTGGTCGCTTGGACGATCATCATGTTGTTCATCGGCGCCTCTCGCACCATCAGCGCTGCGAAAACCGCCGACCTAAAGGGCGTACCGAAGGCCGCCCGCGCTCGCGATCTCGAAGGCCATATCCCGCTCGAAGCGACATGGGGTCGCCAGAATTACGAGCATCTGGTCGAACAACCGACCCTGTTCTACGCCATCGTCCTGGCGCTCGTCGCGATGGGCGATCATTTCGCCCTAAACCTCTATCTTGCCTGGGCTTATGTCGTGCTGCGGATCATTCACAGCATCGTCCAGCTGCTCGGAAAAGGTCGGTTCCTGCCCTTCATCCTGTCGACGTTGGCCCTGATCGGGCTGACGCTTCACGCAGGCATCGCGCTGCTTCACGGCTAGCGCGAAAAGGCGGCGGCCAGCTCGACATGCGTCGACCAGCGGAATTGCCCGACCGGTCGCACCCATGACAGGCGATAGCCGCCCGCCACCAGTATCTCGGCGTCGCGCGCAAAGGTGGCGGGGTTGCAACTGACGTAGGCGACGCGCGGCACCGGCGAGGCGGCCAGTTCCTTCACCTGTTCGAGCGCGCCGGAGCGCGGTGGGTCCAGTACGACCGCGTCGAACACGCCAAGTTCGGTCCGGTCGTAAGGACGCCGATACAAGTCGCGATGATCGGCGACGACCGACCCGCCTGACCGATTGGAGGCCGCCTTGAGCGCGAGCACCTCGTCTCGGGCCGCTTCCGCCGCAACGACGCGGGCGTCCAGCGCGAAGGCGAAGGTGCCGAGCCCGGCGAACAGGTCGGCGATCTGACCAGCCCCTTCGGTCACTTCACGCACCGCGTCGACCAATGCCGCTTCGCCGTCCTGAGTAGCCTGCAGGAACGCGCCGACCGCCAGCGGAACCGCGACCCCACCCAAGCCAACCGTAACCGGCCTTGGCTCATAACGCGCTTCGGGTCCGAACCCGTCGTCGATGCTGAGCCGTGCGAGCCGATTGGCCTCGCAAAACTCGGTCAGCGACTCAACCGCTTCCAGTCCTTCGACCGCGACTCCCTTCAGCAGCACGTCGACGCCCTGATCGGCGAGCGTAAGATGAACTTCCCCAGCCCGTTTGGCGGGCAGGATCGTCGCCAGCAACCGTCGCAGTGGCGCTAATAAGGCGAACAATTCGGGCCGCAGCACGTGGCATTCAAAGAGGTCGACGACCCGATTGCTGCCCCCCTCATTGAACCCGAGCATCACCCGATTGCCCGTTTTCAGCGCACGCAAGGTCGCCCGGCGCCGACTGTGCGGCGGCGACAGATGCGGCGCGCGGATCACCGTCGACAACCCGTGCTGGGCAAGCGCCCCTTCCACGCGGCTCCGGCAATAATCGGCGTAGGCGTTGTCGGTGAGATGCTGCAGCTGGCATCCGCCGCATGTCGGGAAGTGGCGACACGACGGCACCTGGTGCCCCGGCCCTTCGACCAGCGAGCCGTCGGCGCGCAACTGGTCGCCCGGCACGCCGAAGGGGACATGAATTCCGCTGGCGGTGACGCCGTCGCCGCGCGCCGCGATGCGGACGATGGGTTCGCTGGACATGGCGGGTTTAGCCGTCCGCCAGCGCGTCGATCAAATCGTCCGCGATCATGTCGGGACCCGCGCGCTCCGCTGCGCGTCCGTGCAGCCAGACGCCAGCGCAGGCCGCCTCGAACGATGCCATGCCCCTCGCCCGCAGCCCGGCGATGATGCCGGCCAGGACGTCGCCCGTTCCTGCGCTGGCCAGCCATGCCGGCGCCGGCGGTGCGAAGCCCAGGCGCCCATCAGGCGATGCTACCAGCGTGTCGGGCCCTTTGAACACGACGACATTCTGGCATGCCTTCGCAGCCGCCAGCGCCCGCTCTGCCTTGTTGCCTTCAATCTTGCCGAACAGTTTGACGAACTCGCCTTCGTGAGGCGTCACGATCGCGTCGTGACC
It includes:
- a CDS encoding MAPEG family protein yields the protein MAHNPLLGPIVALVAWTIIMLFIGASRTISAAKTADLKGVPKAARARDLEGHIPLEATWGRQNYEHLVEQPTLFYAIVLALVAMGDHFALNLYLAWAYVVLRIIHSIVQLLGKGRFLPFILSTLALIGLTLHAGIALLHG
- a CDS encoding cysteine desulfurase family protein → MIYLDYQATTPVAPEVVAVMRPWAEEKFANPHSPSKWGREAAAAIEHARDQILTALGLDEGRFVFTSGATEALNWAIAGTLERSERRKIVTISTEHAAVLDTCEWLEGRGYRVVRLPVGGDGLIDLDAAAEAIDDQTALVAAMLVNNEIGVIQPIAELTALAHRHHAPMLCDAVQAFGRVAIPQGPDLIALSAHKIYGPKGIGGLWIRKGFEPRPLLYGGGQEQGLRSGTLSPALCAGFGEAARLAEMRSAGDQAHVEKLWEVALSTFGADWEINGSAAARYHGNLNLRRDGLDGARLMADLRNIAFSLGSACASGSGRPSHVLRAIGLSDRQARSSIRLGFGRYTGEAELASACRHINEAALLQRQYSA
- a CDS encoding cysteine desulfurase family protein, with translation MTTRIYLDHASTTPVIAAAKEAMTRGFEHWGNPNSPHAEGRGSRALLEEARETIRQALGWRHDVIFTSGASESVEIVGRCATPAGRTYGATEHAILPHAMGSDSIVLPVDRNGLIDEVALVDVLSRGPSLVAIQQVNNETGLIQPLDRFYPMIRESGSLLLADCAQGASKLPLPDADFIAICAHKLGGPPGIGALLVKDLATLRACGGGQEKGYRRGTQDMPSALSFAAALAAKPYNMDRMSALRERLEQGVKQAGGIIIAEAAPRVPTIGAIALPGGTSASMLVQLDLAGIAVSAGSACSSGKAKASHVLAAMNLPDDVSAGFLRLSFGPDTSEADVDAFLAEFGKIAQRTLASRAA
- a CDS encoding alpha/beta hydrolase, with the protein product MIEIDARRHGRVESRRCLSFHQPYIGAAAGVHPAARLFRPSAKRASMPEVIFPGPEGRLEGRFSPGPRPRAPVALILHSHPQAGGTMNNKIVQLLYKDFVRRGFAVLRFNFRGVGKSQGTFDNGIGELSDAASALDWVQQIHPEAEVTWVAGVSFGAWIGMQLLMRRPEIRGFISIAPPANMYDFSFLAPCPASGIIIQGDSDEVVTPGAVQKLVEKLRTQRHITIAHDTIPGANHFFANELDLLMKSVDDYLDFRLDPSCPIR
- a CDS encoding MAPEG family protein produces the protein MGHHPLVGPVVALLAWSIVMLIWVYTTRIPAMVAAGVDLKNRVGGGGSDLDKVLPPKVQWKSHNYNHLMEQPTLFYAACFALMALAAETPAAIYAAWGYVGLRVVHSLIQSISNRIRYRFLVFMLASLCLILLVGLAVIAALR
- a CDS encoding threonine ammonia-lyase gives rise to the protein MADYPQVTRDDVLAAAKRIADDIVRTPLIEAEIRGHRVWLKCESLQTGGAFKLRGATNRLLQLSEDERRRGVVAFSSGNHAQGVAIAAARLSIKAIIVMPSDAPIKKIEGTRAQGADVVLYDRRTEDRVALAERIAADHGSVVVPSFDDPHIVAGQGTVGLELQTQLAEANAGAAQRIVICCGGGGLSAGIALACPEAAITIVEPQGWDDMRASLDCGHIVPVAKTAPATLCDALQTPLVSPITFDILHNRGADAVSVSEMEVVDAVRWAWFEHRLVVEPGGAVALAALLAEKVEIVPETVAILSGGNIDPDLHSKLVR
- a CDS encoding type III PLP-dependent enzyme; its protein translation is MYKHHSALGLVSALRPVQPVTLLRPHAATRAARFFAEKFPGKSLYAVKSNPSPDLLQVLWNAGVTHYDVASLGEVRLVAQTLPEATLCFMHPVKAEEAIAEAYFTYGVKTFSLDTIEELEKIMRATRGATDLNLLVRLRVSSDHSKLSLASKFGADPAEVKPLLQAVRQAADALGICFHVGSQAMSPNAYGEAMERVRAAIVEAAVTVDIVDVGGGFPSWYPGMEPPALESYFEVIHNAFEALPISYSAELWCEPGRALCAEYASVLVRVEKRRGNELYINDGAYGALFDAAHIGWRYPVKLVREQASDVRDMAFSFYGPTCDDLDHMTGPFMLPGDVQPGDYIEVGMLGAYGCAMRTGFNGFGVEDRVIVDDEPMASLYTGATERPAASNVITL
- a CDS encoding 1,9-bis(guanidino)-5-aza-nonane synthase → MTTDTLNKVQDESLINDTRKRELLSTEIEHIDITSFDARPIIDAMGKMSFTSRDTSRAAGLYNQMLADKDCSVILVIAGSTSAGGCMDLYTELVKNNMVDAIVATGATIVDMDFFEALGHKHYQANEIPDDDTLRSLYIDRIYDTYIDEIALQDCDHTIGKIADSLEPRPYSSRAFIKEMGKWLADGNAKKPNSLVQTAYEHDVPIFCPAFVDSSAGFGLVKHQVDAMKRGGHYMVLDAIADFRELTDIKIKAGTTGLLMIGGGVPKNFTQDTVVCAEILGHDDVEVHKYAVQITVADVRDGACSSSTLQEAASWGKVSTALEQMVYAEATSVLPLIASDAYHRGAWKTREKRAFAKMFD
- a CDS encoding DNA polymerase III subunit gamma/tau, which translates into the protein MDDESPGLGLDLPEQPQKPAAASPYRVLARKYRPQTFAELIGQDAMVTTLGNAIARDRIAHAFLLTGVRGVGKTSTARLVAKALNCIGPDGQGGPTIDPCGVCEPCRAIAEGRHIDVIEMDAASHTGVDDVREIIEAVRYAAVSARYKIYIIDEVHMLSKNAFNALLKTLEEPPEHVKFLFATTEVNKVPVTVLSRCQRFDLRRIPADKLAAHFAEVASKEGVAVEDEAVQAIAVAAEGSARDGLSILDQAIAHADGTVTAAQVRDMLGQADRGRIRRLLTTLLNGNAAGTLAQLDEAHSLGIEPVALLRGLMASVHAVTRAKVGAGDDLLQSVEEREAATDLAANLSWGNIHRLWQLLLKGLQDVAVAPDPHEAATMALLRLIHAAEMPDPSALAAMVSGASPASPPAANRDAPPTVAPAAKADRPDDFAALVEAIERHGKQLLGLQLRDHVGLVRYGDGEIVLKPLKPLGPDFSRDLSAAAKAATGYSYDVRLTDESGSPSLQQQEVMAEERVRAEVLDDPNVKALFEEFPEAALESIEQKEA
- a CDS encoding YbaB/EbfC family nucleoid-associated protein; the encoded protein is MPSLDEIMKMAEAAQAQLQAAQDNLDKVEVEGASGGGLVKIKATAKGRILGVSIDDSLLVPSEKTMLEDLIAAAINDARAKADLAAGDQMKEMTSGLPLPPGFKLPF
- a CDS encoding 2Fe-2S iron-sulfur cluster-binding protein, whose product is MTLVRFLKEDGSLDREVVAAAGANLLDVAQANGQPLEGACEGSMACSTCHIIVDRDDFGRLPPASEEEDDLLDLAAHVSRTSRLACQITLTNELEQLTVRMPGGAYNLDR